A region from the Bombyx mori chromosome 15, ASM3026992v2 genome encodes:
- the LOC110384960 gene encoding uncharacterized protein LOC110384960 — protein MAFLQEQVCRQKEQARRQEEELVRKLEERACHLTEIKEQVQQPEDRISQHESLNAKTEVQVVAVKKILEDMKTGTVISASVTAAPFLRGFKVMPLDGTTSWLAHRIQFEAVMKANGWSKSQAMTALTLELREPALTTLEALDKNVTYEQLVEALESRYGDAHPEHVFRAQLKERVQRSNESLQQWALEIEKLVRKAYRSLPALIDGSLVQEFVDGIRDLEVRAAV, from the exons ATGGCGTTTTTACAGGAGCAGGTCTGTCGCCAGAAAGAGCAGGCCCGTCGTCAGGAAGAGGAGCTGGTTCGCAAGCTGGAGGAGCGGGCCTGTC ACTTGACGGAGATAAAAGAGCAGGTCCAACAGCCCGAGGACCGTATTTCACAGCACGAGAGCCTGAATGCCAAAACTGAGGTTCAAGTAGTGGCTGTGAAGAAGATCCTGGAAGACATGAAAACAGGAACAGTAATTTCAGCCTCAGTTACTGCTGCTCCTTTCTTGCGGGGTTTCAAAGTTATGCCACTCGATGGAACAACCTCGTGGCTAGCCCACAGGATCCAGTTTGAGGCGGTTATGAAAGCAAACGGCTGGAGCAAGTCACAAGCCATGACGGCGCTTACTCTGGAACTCCGCGAACCAGCTTTGACCACCCTGGAAGCCTTAGATAAGAATGTTACATATGAGCAACTTGTGGAGGCGTTGGAATCCAGATATGGAGACGCGCACCCGGAACACGTGTTTCGTGCCCAGTTGAAGGAACGAGTGCAGCGTAGCAACGAAAGTCTTCAACAGTGGGCGCTCGAGATTGAAAAGCTAGTCCGCAAGGCGTACCGCTCTTTACCTGCCCTTATTGACGGTAGCCTGGTACAAGAATTTGTCGACGGTATCCGAGACTTGGAGGTCAGAGCTGCAGTGTGA
- the LOC101747164 gene encoding uncharacterized protein LOC101747164 isoform X1, producing MKLLIILTLCALAAAKPWELSVLNDAQKLEPAAPEEPPQPEPPAPEEPALPEPPASEKPALPEPPAPEEPTQPEPPAPEEPAQPEPPAPEEPPQPEPPAPEEPPQPEPPAPEEPAQPEPPAPEEPPQPEPPAPEEPAQPEPPAPEEPPQPEPPAPEEPAQPEPPAPEEPPQPEPPAPEEPAKPEPPAPEEPAQPEPPAPEEPPQPEPPAPEEPPQPEPPAPEEPPKPEPPAPEEPTQPEPPAPEEPELPEPPAPEEPAQPEPPAPEEPPQPEPPAPEEPALPEPPAPEEPAQPEPPAPEEHPQPEPPAPEEPAQPEPPAPEEPAQPEPPKPEEPPKPEPPAPEEPPQPEPPTPQLPQTVEELVAELLKFIYNVVENGWPIFNLPPLEPLVLEYFELPVNAGIINVELKLKDAVAFGFGNLIVHKIDLNVDDLTLDIDIGLPTLDITAENYDLVGDFFGALPLFGNGRAEFEVEGFRFRAKLFLEQHENKKSVVINRVENADFTIPHLKSNISGVIGGGSIDAIINKLIEEVIIDYVNRFHGAISIVTSNISTTLGNEYLKELDTWKYIEAVRS from the exons ATGAAGTTATTGATTATTTTGACGCTGTGCGCCCTCGCGGCTGCGAAACCATGGGAGCTTTCAGTCCTAAATGACG CCCAAAAACTCGAACCCGCTGCACCAGAGGAACCTCCTCAGCCTGAACCCCCAGCACCAGAGGAACCTGCACTGCCTGAACCCCCAGCATCAGAGAAACCTGCACTGCCTGAACCCCCAGCACCAGAGGAGCCTACACAGCCTGAACCTCCAGCACCAGAGGAACCTGCACAGCCTGAACCCCCGGCACCAGAGGAACCTCCACAGCCTGAACCTCCAGCACCAGAGGAACCTCCACAGCCTGAACCTCCAGCACCAGAGGAACCTGCACAGCCTGAACCCCCGGCACCAGAGGAACCTCCACAGCCTGAACCTCCAGCACCAGAGGAACCTGCACAGCCTGAACCCCCGGCACCAGAGGAACCTCCACAGCCTGAACCCCCAGCACCAGAGGAACCTGCACAGCCTGAACCCCCGGCACCAGAGGAACCTCCACAGCCTGAACCCCCAGCACCAGAGGAACCTGCAAAACCTGAACCCCCAGCACCAGAGGAACCTGCACAGCCTGAACCCCCGGCACCAGAGGAACCTCCACAGCCTGAACCCCCAGCACCAGAGGAACCTCCACAGCCTGAGCCTCCAGCACCAGAGGAACCTCCAAAGCCTGAACCCCCAGCACCAGAAGAACCTACACAGCCTGAACCTCCAGCACCAGAGGAACCTGAACTGCCTGAACCCCCAGCACCAGAAGAGCCTGCACAGCCTGAACCCCCAGCACCAGAGGAACCTCCACAGCCTGAACCTCCAGCACCAGAGGAACCTGCACTGCCTGAACCCCCAGCACCAGAAGAACCTGCACAGCCTGAACCTCCAGCACCAGAAGAACATCCACAGCCTGAACCTCCAGCACCAGAGGAACCTGCACAGCCAGAACCACCAGCACCAGAGGAACCTGCACAGCCTGAACCACCAAAACCTGAAGAACCTCCAAAACCTGAACCCCCAGCACCCGAAGAGCCCCCACAGCCTGAGCCCCCAACTCCACAACTGCCACAGACCGTAGAAGAGCTGGTTGCAGAACTCTTGAAGTTCATTTACAATGTAGTGGAGAATGGCTGGCCAATTTTCAATCTTCCTCCTCTTGAGCCTTTGGTCCTAGAATACTTCGAACTACCTGTTAATGCTGgaattattaa CGTCGAACTCAAGCTGAAAGATGCTGTCGCATTTGGTTTTGGAAACCTGATTGTACACAAAATCGATCTCAATGTCGATGACCTTACTTTGGATATAGATATTGGCCTACCCACACTTGATATTACTGCTG aaaACTACGATTTGGTTGGAGATTTCTTTGGTGCTCTTCCTCTTTTCGGAAACGGCAGAGCCGA ATTTGAAGTTGAAGGATTCCGCTTCCGTGCCAAACTGTTTTTGGAGCAACACGAGAACAAAAAATCAGTAGTCATTAATAGGGTTGAAAATGCAGACTTTACTATTCCACACCTAAAA TCCAACATTTCTGGAGTTATCGGTGGTGGCAGCATCGACGCTATTATCAacaagctgattgaggaagttATCATTGATTACGTCAACAGGTTCCATGGCGCTATTTCTATTGTTACTTCAAATATTTCAACTACTCTAGGAAACGAATACTTGAAAGAGCTCGATACCTGGAAATATATTGAAGCTGTACGTTCTTAA
- the LOC101747164 gene encoding uncharacterized protein LOC101747164 isoform X2: MKLLIILTLCALAAAKPWELSVLNDAQKLEPAAPEEPPQPEPPAPEEPALPEPPASEKPALPEPPAPEEPTQPEPPAPEEPAQPEPPAPEEPPQPEPPAPEEPPQPEPPAPEEPAQPEPPAPEEPPQPEPPAPEEPAQPEPPAPEEPPQPEPPAPEEPAQPEPPAPEEPPQPEPPAPEEPAKPEPPAPEEPAQPEPPAPEEPPQPEPPAPEEPPQPEPPAPEEPPKPEPPAPEEPTQPEPPAPEEPELPEPPAPEEPAQPEPPAPEEPPQPEPPAPEEPALPEPPAPEEPAQPEPPAPEEHPQPEPPAPEEPAQPEPPAPEEPAQPEPPKPEEPPKPEPPAPEEPPQPEPPTPQLPQTVEELVAELLKFIYNVVENGWPIFNLPPLEPLVLEYFELPVNAGIINVELKLKDAVAFGFGNLIVHKIDLNVDDLTLDIDIGLPTLDITAENYDLVGDFFGALPLFGNGRAEFEVEGFRFRAKLFLEQHENKKSVVINRVENAAFTIPHLKSNLSGVIGGGSIDAVINKLIEEVIIGYVNRFHGAISIVTSTISTTLGNDNLKKLDTWKYIEAVRS; the protein is encoded by the exons ATGAAGTTATTGATTATTTTGACGCTGTGCGCCCTCGCGGCTGCGAAACCATGGGAGCTTTCAGTCCTAAATGACG CCCAAAAACTCGAACCCGCTGCACCAGAGGAACCTCCTCAGCCTGAACCCCCAGCACCAGAGGAACCTGCACTGCCTGAACCCCCAGCATCAGAGAAACCTGCACTGCCTGAACCCCCAGCACCAGAGGAGCCTACACAGCCTGAACCTCCAGCACCAGAGGAACCTGCACAGCCTGAACCCCCGGCACCAGAGGAACCTCCACAGCCTGAACCTCCAGCACCAGAGGAACCTCCACAGCCTGAACCTCCAGCACCAGAGGAACCTGCACAGCCTGAACCCCCGGCACCAGAGGAACCTCCACAGCCTGAACCTCCAGCACCAGAGGAACCTGCACAGCCTGAACCCCCGGCACCAGAGGAACCTCCACAGCCTGAACCCCCAGCACCAGAGGAACCTGCACAGCCTGAACCCCCGGCACCAGAGGAACCTCCACAGCCTGAACCCCCAGCACCAGAGGAACCTGCAAAACCTGAACCCCCAGCACCAGAGGAACCTGCACAGCCTGAACCCCCGGCACCAGAGGAACCTCCACAGCCTGAACCCCCAGCACCAGAGGAACCTCCACAGCCTGAGCCTCCAGCACCAGAGGAACCTCCAAAGCCTGAACCCCCAGCACCAGAAGAACCTACACAGCCTGAACCTCCAGCACCAGAGGAACCTGAACTGCCTGAACCCCCAGCACCAGAAGAGCCTGCACAGCCTGAACCCCCAGCACCAGAGGAACCTCCACAGCCTGAACCTCCAGCACCAGAGGAACCTGCACTGCCTGAACCCCCAGCACCAGAAGAACCTGCACAGCCTGAACCTCCAGCACCAGAAGAACATCCACAGCCTGAACCTCCAGCACCAGAGGAACCTGCACAGCCAGAACCACCAGCACCAGAGGAACCTGCACAGCCTGAACCACCAAAACCTGAAGAACCTCCAAAACCTGAACCCCCAGCACCCGAAGAGCCCCCACAGCCTGAGCCCCCAACTCCACAACTGCCACAGACCGTAGAAGAGCTGGTTGCAGAACTCTTGAAGTTCATTTACAATGTAGTGGAGAATGGCTGGCCAATTTTCAATCTTCCTCCTCTTGAGCCTTTGGTCCTAGAATACTTCGAACTACCTGTTAATGCTGgaattattaa CGTCGAACTCAAGCTGAAAGATGCTGTCGCATTTGGTTTTGGAAACCTGATTGTACACAAAATCGATCTCAATGTCGATGACCTTACTTTGGATATAGATATTGGCCTACCCACACTTGATATTACTGCTG aaaACTACGATTTGGTTGGAGATTTCTTTGGTGCTCTTCCTCTTTTCGGAAACGGCAGAGCCGA aTTCGAAGTTGAAGGATTCCGCTTCCGTGCCAAACTGTTTTTGGAGCAACACGAGAACAAAAAATCAGTAGTCATTAATAGAGTTGAAAATGCTGCCTTTACTATTCCACACCTAAAA tcCAACCTCTCTGGAGTTATCGGTGGTGGCAGCATCGACGCTGTTATCAacaagctgattgaggaagttATCATTGGATACGTCAACAGGTTCCATGGCGCTATTTCTATTGTTACTTCGACCATTTCAACTACTCTAGGAAACGATAACTTGAAAAAGCTCGATACCTGGAAATACATTGAAGCTGTACGTTCTTAA